One genomic window of Chanos chanos chromosome 13, fChaCha1.1, whole genome shotgun sequence includes the following:
- the syt8 gene encoding synaptotagmin VIII — MAPTDKTPPSNFTGMKSNSNVNPTSVSKTTIPASTTTADPGFLSHLLDKIPLPRWAIYTIFAVIILVVLLCFLCICIKCCCKGKKRKKKKVDQQINMKGLTGSTTTALVQPEADDVEYGSSDNSRGKLLYSLEYNAPSSELTVGVKEAADLKAMDAGGTSDPYVKVYILPSKSKTCETKVFRKTLHPVFNERFKYKISQAELSESTLVMQVYDFNRFSKHDVIGELRLQLSTVDWNHVIEEWRDLSEASKYEQGHLGEICFSLRYVPTASKLTVVILEAKNLRSMDQGGSSDPYVKVQLILDKRKWKKRKTSVKKKTLNPYFNESFTFEVSFEQIQRVQLVISVWDHDKVTRNDAIGKIFLGCDATGNQLRHWADMLSNPRRPIAQWHTLLSAEQVDSTLALKHTLKIPFTNKTF; from the exons ATGGCTCCCACAGACAAGACACCTCCATCAAATTTCACTGGCATGAAGTCTAACAGCAATGTAAACCCTACCTCAGTGTCTAAAACTACCATCCCTGCCAGCACCACCACTGCTGACCCTGGGTTTCTATCTCATCTCCTGGACAAGATCCCCT TGCCAAGATGGGCCATTTACACCATTTTTGCAGTTATCATTCTGGTGGTattactgtgttttctgtgcatcTGTATAAAATGTTGCTgcaaagggaaaaagaggaaaaagaagaaggtggACCAGCAAATCAATATGAAAGGACTGACTGGATCCACCACCACAGCTTTG GTCCAGCCTGAGGCAGATGATGTGGAGTATGGTTCATCTGATAACTCAAGAGGGAAACTTCTCTACTCACTGGAGTATAATGCACCAAGTTCAGAG CTAACTGTTGGCGTTAAAGAAGCTGCTGATTTAAAAGCTATGGATGCAGGAGGAACTTCAGACCCATATGTTAAAGTTTACATCCTTCCAAGCAAATCCAAAACATGCGAAACCAAAGTATTCAGGAAAACTCTCCACCCAGTGTTCAATGAACGATTTAAATACAAG ATTTCCCAGGCTGAGCTCAGTGAGTCCACGCTCGTGATGCAGGTGTATGACTTCAACAGATTCTCCAAGCATGATGTCATCGGCGAACTCCGGTTACAGCTTTCCACTGTGGACTGGAATCATGTAATTGAGGAATGGAGAGACTTGAGTGAAGCCTCCAAGTATGAG CAAGGTCATCTCGGGGAGATCTGCTTCTCCTTGCGCTATGTGCCCACAGCGAGCAAGCTCACTGTTGTGATCCTGGAAGCAAAGAACCTGAGGAGCATGGATCAAGGAGGCTCATCAG ATCCTTATGTGAAAGTCCAATTGATTCTGGacaaaaggaaatggaaaaaaaggaagacatcTGTGAAGAAGAAAACTCTGAATCCCTATTTCAATGAATCATTCACCTTTGAAGTGTCTTTTGAACAGATTCAA AGAGTGCAGCTGGTGATCTCAGTGTGGGACCATGATAAGGTTACCAGGAATGATGCCATTGGGAAGATTTTCCTGGGCTGCGATGCAACAGGGAACCAGCTGCGTCATTGGGCGGACATGTTATCAAACCCTCGAAGGCCAATTGCACAGTGGCACACCCTGCTCTCAGCTGAGCAGGTAGACTCCACCCTGGCACTGAAGCACACTCTAAAGATACCATTTACCAATAAGACCTTCTGA
- the LOC115826231 gene encoding troponin I, fast skeletal muscle-like — MSASRKHHLKSVMLSVARGLLETEAKEREEEKTRYMAESCPALSLPRSMQELQDLCRELHHKIDAIDEERYDLESKVNKSAKEIEDMKYKIIDLKGKFKKPALRKVRMSADQMLQALLGSKHKVSLDLRANLKQVKKEVKEEDKELRDVGDWRKNIEDKSGMDGRKKMFETES, encoded by the exons ATGTCAGCGAGTCGCAAGCATCACTTAAAG AGTGTAATGCTGTCTGTTGCAAGAGGTTTACTGGAGACAgaggccaaagagagagaggaggaaaagacgAGATATATGGCCGAGAGTTGCCCTGCACTGTCTTTGCCACGAAGTATGCAAGAGCTACAG GACCTTTGCAGAGAGCTCCACCATAAAATTGATGCCATTGATGAGGAAAGATATGATTTAGAAAGCAAAGTGAACAAAAGTGCTAAGGAG ATTGAGGATATGAAATACAAAATTATTGACCTGAAGGGCAAATTCAAGAAGCCTGCTCTTAGGAAAGTGCGTATGTCTGCTGATCAAATGCTTCAGGCTCTCCTGGGTTCCAAGCACAAGGTATCCTTGGACCTGAGAGCCAACCTGAAACAAGTCAAGAAGGAGGTCAAAGAGGAG GATAAGGAACTGCGTGATGTCGGTGACTGGCGTAAGAATATTGAAGACAAGTCTGGTATGGATGGCAGGAAGAAGATGTTTGAGACAGAGTCTTAA
- the LOC115826244 gene encoding troponin I, fast skeletal muscle-like isoform X2, translating to MSDKRMSMSRKYHLKSLMLQVAKDLLDAEVTEKKEEREKYMEESCPPLVLPHTKEELQELCRELHAKIDVIDEERYVLEHKVNMVVNEVKDLNIKIVDLRGKFKKPPLKKVRMSADAMLQALLGSKHKVSMDLRANLKQVKKEVKEEELRDVGDWRKNIEDKAGMGGRKKMFESEA from the exons ATGTCTGA CAAAAGGATGTCCATGAGTCGAAAATACCATTTGAAA AGTTTGATGCTCCAAGTTGCAAAGGATTTGCTTGATGCTGAGgtaactgaaaagaaagaggagagagagaagtacatgGAGGAGAGCTGCCCACCTCTTGTTTTGCCACATACCAAAGAGGAACTACAG GAACTATGCAGAGAGTTACATGCCAAAATTGATGTGATTGATGAGGAGAGATACGTGTTGGAGCACAAAGTTAACATGGTTGTAAATGAG GTTAAAGACCTAAACATAAAAATTGTGGACTTGAGGGGCAAGTTCAAGAAGCCACCTTTAAAGAAAGTGCGTATGTCTGCAGATGCTATGCTTCAGGCTCTGCTGGGCTCCAAGCACAAAGTGTCCATGGATCTCAGAGCCAACCTGAAGCAAGTGAAAAAGGAGGTCAAAGAGGAA GAATTACGTGATGTTGGTGACTGGCGTAAGAACATTGAGGACAAGGCTGGCATGGGTGGCAGGAAGAAGATGTTTGAGTCTGAGGCTTGA
- the LOC115826244 gene encoding troponin I, fast skeletal muscle-like isoform X1: MSDKRMSMSRKYHLKSLMLQVAKDLLDAEVTEKKEEREKYMEESCPPLVLPHTKEELQELCRELHAKIDVIDEERYVLEHKVNMVVNEVKDLNIKIVDLRGKFKKPPLKKVRMSADAMLQALLGSKHKVSMDLRANLKQVKKEVKEEDKELRDVGDWRKNIEDKAGMGGRKKMFESEA; encoded by the exons ATGTCTGA CAAAAGGATGTCCATGAGTCGAAAATACCATTTGAAA AGTTTGATGCTCCAAGTTGCAAAGGATTTGCTTGATGCTGAGgtaactgaaaagaaagaggagagagagaagtacatgGAGGAGAGCTGCCCACCTCTTGTTTTGCCACATACCAAAGAGGAACTACAG GAACTATGCAGAGAGTTACATGCCAAAATTGATGTGATTGATGAGGAGAGATACGTGTTGGAGCACAAAGTTAACATGGTTGTAAATGAG GTTAAAGACCTAAACATAAAAATTGTGGACTTGAGGGGCAAGTTCAAGAAGCCACCTTTAAAGAAAGTGCGTATGTCTGCAGATGCTATGCTTCAGGCTCTGCTGGGCTCCAAGCACAAAGTGTCCATGGATCTCAGAGCCAACCTGAAGCAAGTGAAAAAGGAGGTCAAAGAGGAA GATAAGGAATTACGTGATGTTGGTGACTGGCGTAAGAACATTGAGGACAAGGCTGGCATGGGTGGCAGGAAGAAGATGTTTGAGTCTGAGGCTTGA
- the LOC115826215 gene encoding troponin I, fast skeletal muscle-like — MLSIAKGLLDAEAKAAEQERKDYMAQNCPPLEVSGSLADLQELCKKLQAKIDVVDEERYDLAAKVTKSDKEIDDLKIKVQDLKGKFKKPVLRKVRMSADQMLQALLGSKHKVSLDLRANLKQVKKEAKEEVSVADVGDWRKNIEDKAGMDGRKKMFEAEA, encoded by the exons ATGCTTTCGATTGCTAAAGGTCTGCTTGATGCTGAAGCTAAGGCAgctgagcaagagagaaaagattacATGGCTCAGAACTGTCCACCACTGGAGGTGTCTGGATCTTTGGCTGACTTGCAG GAGCTCTGCAAGAAACTTCAGGCAAAGATTGATGTAGTTGATGAGGAAAGATATGACTTGGCTGCCAAAGTTACAAAGAGTGATAAGGAG ATTGATGACCTCAAGATCAAAGTCCAGGATCTGAAGGGCAAGTTCAAGAAGCCAGTATTGAGGAAAGTGCGTATGTCAGCTGACCAAATGCTTCAGGCCCTGCTCGGCTCCAAGCACAAAGTCTCTCTGGATCTAAGAGCCAACCTGAAACAAGTGAAGAAAGAGGCCAAAGAGGAGGTCAGT GTTGCAGATGTCGGTGACTGGCGTAAGAACATTGAGGACAAGGCTGGCATGGATGGCAGGAAGAAGATGTTTGAGGCAGAGGCTTAa